In Phycisphaerae bacterium, one genomic interval encodes:
- a CDS encoding anthranilate synthase component I family protein — translation MRPDWDIREAAWPADVPAAAWRYADGGELAWLDSPVDIASAPPGARFSLLCTRPCAVISQFDGGPATLVAGGVARDRGTSGWRLWRRACDRLPHLPELPWEVGPGWVGYIGFELGRQLERLPASHAEDLGLPLLRLGLYDRGIVLDHAEQRAFAVRAQGLTGLPWSADGDDEWLARWAVAATTRHEFAFQPAVLEYAPPRADFQHAVSRALAYIAAGDIYQVNLARRLRVGGIADAFATYVGVRRANPAPYAALLRWSDGAIASVSPELFLRVRGDVVLTQPIKGTRPHTGHPAVDERNRRELLESAKEAAELAMIVDLHRNDLGRVCRFGSVRVAAARRVEVHPTVFHTVADVTGRLAPGRDGLELLAACFPAGSISGVPKIRALEIIDELEPVARGAYTGALGVLGLDGQMTFNVAIRTLQIRGPAATLYVGGGIVADSQPAAEYAETCAKAAGILRGLGIAGAAVRVAV, via the coding sequence ATGCGCCCCGACTGGGACATTCGGGAAGCGGCATGGCCGGCAGACGTGCCGGCCGCCGCGTGGCGGTATGCCGACGGCGGAGAGCTGGCCTGGTTGGACAGCCCGGTCGACATCGCCTCCGCCCCACCGGGGGCCCGGTTCAGCCTCCTCTGCACGCGCCCTTGTGCCGTTATCAGCCAGTTCGACGGCGGGCCGGCGACGCTGGTCGCGGGTGGGGTTGCACGGGACCGTGGTACGAGCGGCTGGCGGTTGTGGCGCCGCGCGTGCGACCGGCTGCCCCACCTGCCCGAGCTGCCGTGGGAGGTCGGGCCAGGCTGGGTGGGGTACATCGGGTTCGAGCTGGGCCGGCAGTTGGAGCGTCTGCCGGCGTCGCACGCCGAGGACCTTGGACTGCCATTGCTGCGGCTGGGCCTCTACGACCGCGGAATCGTGCTGGATCACGCCGAGCAGAGGGCGTTCGCCGTGCGGGCGCAGGGTCTGACGGGGCTACCCTGGAGCGCGGACGGCGACGACGAGTGGTTGGCGCGCTGGGCGGTGGCTGCGACTACGCGTCACGAGTTTGCGTTCCAGCCCGCGGTGCTGGAGTACGCGCCGCCGCGGGCGGATTTTCAGCACGCCGTGTCGCGGGCCTTGGCGTACATCGCGGCCGGCGACATCTACCAGGTCAATCTGGCGCGCCGGCTGCGCGTGGGAGGCATCGCGGATGCGTTTGCGACGTATGTTGGCGTGCGGCGTGCGAACCCGGCGCCGTACGCGGCGCTACTGCGCTGGTCGGATGGTGCGATTGCCTCCGTGTCGCCGGAGCTGTTCCTGCGGGTGCGCGGTGATGTCGTGTTGACGCAGCCGATCAAGGGGACGCGTCCGCACACGGGGCACCCCGCCGTGGATGAGCGAAACCGCCGGGAGCTGCTCGAGTCGGCGAAGGAGGCCGCGGAGCTGGCGATGATTGTTGATCTGCACCGCAACGACCTGGGCCGCGTGTGTCGCTTCGGCAGCGTGCGGGTCGCCGCGGCACGACGTGTCGAGGTCCATCCGACCGTGTTCCACACGGTCGCGGACGTGACGGGCCGCCTGGCCCCGGGCCGCGACGGACTGGAACTGCTGGCCGCGTGTTTTCCAGCCGGGTCGATCAGCGGCGTGCCCAAGATCCGCGCCTTGGAGATCATCGACGAGCTGGAGCCGGTGGCGCGCGGGGCGTACACGGGCGCGCTCGGCGTGCTTGGCCTGGACGGGCAGATGACCTTCAACGTCGCGATTCGCACTTTGCAGATTCGCGGTCCGGCGGCGACACTCTACGTGGGCGGCGGGATCGTCGCGGACTCGCAGCCGGCCGCGGAATACGCGGAGACATGCGCCAAGGCGGCGGGCATCCTCCGCGGGCTGGGCATCGCGGGCGCGGCGGTGCGGGTCGCCGTTTGA
- a CDS encoding alpha-L-fucosidase: protein MRTTARLMLGLALLAGGYAACTALCQTPATLPAESPAEKDARMAWWRAARFGLFIHWGLYAIPAGEWEGRTNHGEWILTTAQIPVAQYEHFREQFNPTRFDAAAWAQMAKDAGMQYIVITSKHHDGFCLFDSEHTDYDVMSTPFKRDVLRELAEATRRAGLRMCWYHSIMDWHHPDYLPRRTWEQRSAEGADFDRYIAYLKNQVRELVTKYGPIGVLWFDGEWEQTWMHAHGLDLYAYVRGLDPAIIINNRVDKGRNDMQGLTKGAEFAGDFGTPEQEVPPAGLPGVDWESCITMNDHWGYNKHDQNWKSSRELIRMLADIASKGGNFLLNVGPTAEGEFPPACVERLRDIGRWMKLNGEAIYGTQAGPFGKLPWGRCTQKALPDGHTRLYLHVFDWPAERTLTVHGLANKARTAYLLSDESRQPLQVDRAEDALVIRVPSAAPDSTNTVVVLDMAGRPDVVLPPTFAAPSEVFVDTLAVTIAAERPDVELRYTVDGTPPTAASSRVAGPLQLTRTTTVQARVFRDGQPVSDAGAATFTQVTPRPAVECGEMTNGLRYAYFEGDWERLPDFGALEPVARGNVADFDLTPRRINERYGLRYTGFIRVPSAGVYRFFVTSDDGSRLYIGDELVVDHDGLHSAGQRAGQLALAAGLHPICVDFFQRTGDVALEVAYAGPGIDRQRVPATALFRPDRGDDPANLPGR, encoded by the coding sequence ATGCGAACGACTGCACGGCTCATGCTCGGATTGGCGCTGCTGGCCGGTGGCTACGCCGCGTGCACAGCGCTGTGCCAGACGCCGGCGACGCTGCCGGCCGAATCGCCGGCGGAAAAGGACGCGCGGATGGCGTGGTGGCGCGCGGCGCGGTTCGGCCTGTTCATTCACTGGGGGTTGTATGCGATTCCTGCCGGTGAGTGGGAAGGACGCACGAATCACGGTGAGTGGATCCTCACGACGGCGCAGATTCCGGTCGCGCAGTACGAGCACTTCCGCGAGCAGTTCAACCCGACGCGCTTCGATGCCGCCGCGTGGGCCCAGATGGCCAAAGACGCGGGCATGCAGTACATCGTCATCACCAGTAAGCACCACGACGGGTTCTGCCTGTTCGACTCGGAGCACACCGATTACGACGTGATGTCCACGCCGTTCAAGCGCGATGTCCTGCGCGAGCTGGCGGAGGCCACGCGCCGTGCGGGCCTGCGCATGTGCTGGTACCACTCGATCATGGACTGGCACCACCCGGACTACCTGCCGCGGCGGACGTGGGAGCAGCGCTCGGCCGAGGGCGCGGATTTCGACCGCTACATCGCCTACCTGAAGAACCAGGTGCGTGAGCTGGTGACGAAGTACGGGCCAATTGGCGTGCTGTGGTTCGACGGCGAATGGGAGCAGACCTGGATGCATGCCCACGGCCTGGACTTGTACGCGTATGTGCGCGGCCTGGACCCCGCGATCATCATCAACAACCGTGTGGACAAGGGCCGCAACGACATGCAGGGGCTGACCAAGGGCGCCGAGTTCGCCGGCGACTTCGGCACGCCGGAGCAGGAAGTACCACCGGCCGGCCTGCCGGGCGTGGACTGGGAATCCTGCATCACGATGAACGACCACTGGGGCTACAACAAGCATGATCAGAACTGGAAGTCCAGCCGTGAGCTCATCCGGATGCTCGCCGACATCGCGTCCAAGGGCGGCAATTTCCTGCTGAATGTCGGCCCGACGGCCGAAGGCGAATTTCCGCCGGCGTGCGTCGAGCGCCTGCGCGACATCGGCCGCTGGATGAAGTTGAACGGCGAAGCGATTTACGGCACACAGGCCGGGCCGTTCGGCAAGCTGCCGTGGGGGCGTTGCACGCAGAAGGCGCTGCCCGATGGCCACACGCGGCTGTACTTGCACGTGTTCGACTGGCCTGCTGAGAGAACGCTCACTGTTCACGGACTCGCCAACAAAGCGCGAACGGCCTACCTGTTGTCGGACGAGAGCCGGCAGCCGCTCCAGGTTGACCGGGCTGAAGACGCACTCGTCATTCGCGTCCCGTCCGCGGCACCCGATTCGACCAACACGGTGGTGGTGCTGGACATGGCCGGCAGGCCGGACGTCGTGCTACCACCGACGTTCGCCGCGCCTTCCGAAGTCTTTGTCGATACGCTTGCAGTGACGATCGCCGCCGAGCGTCCGGATGTGGAGCTGCGCTACACCGTGGATGGCACGCCGCCCACCGCCGCGTCGTCACGCGTCGCGGGTCCGCTGCAGTTGACCCGGACAACTACCGTGCAGGCGCGCGTTTTCCGCGACGGTCAGCCGGTCAGTGACGCGGGCGCAGCGACGTTCACGCAGGTTACACCCCGCCCCGCGGTCGAATGTGGCGAAATGACCAACGGCCTGCGGTACGCGTATTTTGAAGGGGACTGGGAGCGCCTGCCCGATTTCGGGGCGCTCGAGCCAGTCGCCAGGGGCAACGTCGCCGATTTCGACCTCACGCCTCGCCGCATTAACGAGCGCTACGGGCTGCGCTATACCGGCTTCATCCGCGTGCCCAGCGCCGGCGTATACCGTTTCTTCGTTACGTCGGACGATGGCAGCCGGCTCTACATCGGCGATGAACTCGTCGTGGATCACGACGGCCTGCACTCCGCCGGGCAGCGCGCGGGCCAGCTCGCGCTCGCGGCCGGGCTGCATCCGATTTGCGTGGATTTCTTCCAGCGGACCGGCGACGTCGCGCTCGAGGTGGCGTACGCCGGCCCGGGCATCGATCGGCAGCGTGTGCCGGCGACGGCGCTGTTTCGGCCGGATCGCGGGGACGATCCGGCGAACTTGCCTGGCCGATGA
- a CDS encoding aminotransferase class IV family protein, whose translation MRHWVSINGTLMPAEEARVSVFDSGFMQGIGLFETMRAYNGRIFRLQQHIDRLIASARTLGWTVVPDADDLHENVRQVLAPHAGADARVRLTVTTGSLHATAADTPQLTIVATLAPADKYPDECYTRGVTVVASECRQCRGDATVGHKTTSYFARLASLRAAHAQSAFEALWFTPEGFVAEGAISTVFVVRDEQLLTPPLDTPVLPGITRAAVFELAVELDVPVREAPLKLDDLLASEEMFLTNSMVELVPVVRIGRQAIGNEKPGDVTRKLAIAYGDLIDRESGDE comes from the coding sequence GTGCGGCACTGGGTCAGCATCAACGGCACGCTCATGCCGGCCGAGGAGGCCCGGGTCAGCGTCTTTGATTCGGGCTTCATGCAGGGCATCGGGCTCTTCGAGACGATGCGCGCCTATAACGGCCGCATCTTCCGCCTGCAGCAGCACATCGACCGGCTGATCGCGTCGGCCCGCACGCTGGGCTGGACGGTCGTCCCGGACGCGGACGACCTGCACGAGAACGTCCGGCAGGTCCTCGCCCCGCACGCGGGCGCCGATGCGCGTGTGCGCCTGACCGTCACCACGGGCTCGCTGCACGCCACCGCCGCGGACACACCGCAGCTCACGATCGTCGCCACGCTCGCGCCGGCGGACAAGTACCCCGATGAATGCTACACGCGCGGCGTAACCGTCGTCGCGTCGGAATGCCGCCAGTGCCGCGGCGATGCGACGGTTGGCCACAAGACGACCAGTTACTTTGCCCGCCTGGCGTCGCTGCGGGCCGCGCATGCCCAGTCCGCCTTCGAGGCGCTCTGGTTCACGCCGGAGGGGTTTGTCGCGGAGGGCGCGATCAGCACGGTGTTCGTGGTGCGTGACGAGCAGTTGCTCACGCCGCCGCTGGACACGCCGGTGCTGCCCGGGATCACGCGGGCGGCGGTGTTCGAGCTGGCGGTCGAGCTGGACGTGCCGGTGCGCGAGGCGCCGCTCAAGCTGGATGACCTGCTCGCGTCGGAAGAGATGTTCCTCACGAACAGCATGGTCGAGCTGGTGCCGGTCGTGCGGATCGGGCGGCAGGCCATCGGCAACGAGAAGCCAGGCGACGTGACGCGCAAGCTGGCGATCGCGTACGGCGACCTGATCGACCGGGAGAGCGGCGATGAGTGA